In Lacibacter sp. H375, one DNA window encodes the following:
- a CDS encoding (4Fe-4S)-binding protein, protein MPKTTHKYTNGEVTIVWKPDTCTHSTLCWKGLKEVFNPKKRPWIEPNGATTDQIIEQVRKCPSGALSYFMNDAEEVEKE, encoded by the coding sequence ATGCCAAAGACAACACATAAATACACAAACGGAGAAGTAACCATTGTTTGGAAACCCGATACCTGCACACACTCAACTCTTTGCTGGAAAGGATTGAAGGAAGTATTTAATCCAAAAAAACGTCCATGGATCGAGCCAAATGGTGCGACAACTGATCAAATTATTGAGCAAGTACGTAAATGCCCAAGTGGTGCATTAAGTTATTTTATGAATGATGCGGAAGAGGTAGAAAAGGAATAA
- the apaG gene encoding Co2+/Mg2+ efflux protein ApaG, which produces MVFKISEGVKVSVETYYQPDYSDPVAAEFMFAYRITIENNNTFPVKLLQRHWNIFDSNGSYKEIDGEGVVGVQPVILPGDQYQYVSGCNLKTEMGKMEGNYSMENLHTKKQFKVNIPMFEMIAPFKNN; this is translated from the coding sequence ATGGTTTTCAAAATTTCAGAAGGTGTAAAGGTAAGTGTGGAAACATACTACCAACCGGATTACAGCGATCCGGTTGCTGCTGAATTTATGTTCGCCTATCGGATTACCATTGAAAACAACAACACTTTCCCGGTAAAGCTTCTGCAACGTCACTGGAACATCTTCGATAGTAATGGCTCGTATAAAGAAATTGATGGCGAAGGAGTAGTGGGTGTTCAACCTGTTATACTGCCGGGTGATCAGTATCAGTATGTGAGCGGTTGTAACCTTAAAACTGAAATGGGTAAAATGGAGGGTAATTACAGCATGGAAAATCTCCACACCAAAAAACAATTTAAGGTAAACATCCCTATGTTTGAGATGATTGCACCTTTCAAGAACAATTAA
- the nadC gene encoding carboxylating nicotinate-nucleotide diphosphorylase, which yields MVANYDELLQQLIASALKEDIGEGDHSTLSCISPEAKGKAILKIKEAGVLAGMKVAETIFRFQQPDIVFHPYKKDGDLMQFGDIAFEVEATVHTILQCERLVLNCMQRMSGIATLTKTYSDKLIGYKTRILDTRKTTPNFRLLEKEAVAIGGGHNHRFALYDMIMLKDNHIDYCGGIEAAIERAYNYVQQVKPGLKIEVETRNLDDVKKVLATGKVNRIMLDNFTPEHLNEAVALIGEQIETEASGGINLANIQDYAATGVDYVSVGALIHQARSLDLSLKAVVEQ from the coding sequence ATGGTAGCAAACTACGATGAACTGTTGCAACAGCTCATTGCTTCGGCATTAAAAGAAGATATTGGTGAAGGAGATCATTCAACGCTTAGTTGTATTTCACCCGAAGCAAAAGGGAAAGCAATATTGAAGATAAAAGAAGCAGGGGTGCTTGCCGGTATGAAAGTGGCGGAAACTATCTTTCGTTTTCAGCAACCTGATATTGTTTTTCATCCATACAAAAAAGATGGTGATCTGATGCAGTTTGGAGATATTGCTTTTGAAGTAGAAGCAACTGTTCACACGATTCTCCAATGCGAACGTCTTGTGTTGAATTGCATGCAACGTATGAGCGGTATTGCAACACTCACAAAAACTTATTCCGATAAATTAATTGGTTACAAAACACGTATTCTCGATACACGCAAAACAACACCTAACTTTCGCTTGCTCGAAAAAGAAGCGGTAGCGATTGGTGGAGGACATAATCACCGGTTTGCATTGTATGATATGATCATGCTTAAAGACAATCACATTGACTATTGTGGGGGTATTGAAGCAGCTATTGAAAGAGCATACAATTATGTGCAACAGGTAAAACCGGGTTTAAAAATTGAAGTGGAAACAAGAAACCTGGATGACGTGAAAAAAGTACTGGCAACAGGTAAAGTGAACCGCATCATGTTAGATAACTTTACACCGGAACACCTAAACGAGGCCGTTGCGTTGATTGGTGAACAAATTGAAACAGAAGCAAGCGGCGGAATAAATCTTGCGAACATTCAAGATTATGCTGCAACAGGTGTTGATTATGTGAGCGTAGGTGCACTCATTCACCAGGCACGCAGTCTTGACCTGAGTTTAAAAGCAGTTGTTGAACAGTAA
- the gpmI gene encoding 2,3-bisphosphoglycerate-independent phosphoglycerate mutase: MTKKKAILVIMDGWGLGQVPAADAIQNANVPFVSSLYSQYPNTTLVTCGEAVGLPDGQMGNSEVGHLNLGAGRIVYQELQRIHVAVRSGELAANKTLNDSIDYAINNKKALHIIGLVSDGGVHSHTSHLKAITTLCKEKGFSNVFFHAFTDGRDTDPKSGLAYLTDVQQHLTATTGVIASVTGRYYAMDRDKRWERVKLAYDALVNAVGEKTTDVLKAVAASYESGVTDEFMKPIINSNAIDSSIKDGDAVICFNFRTDRCREITQVLTQIDMPEFNMKKLDLHYTTMTEYDKTYKNVHVIFETDNLSKTLGEVLEEQGRTQIRIAETEKYPHVSFFFSGGREKPFEGEKRIMIPSPKVATYDLQPEMSAVEVTDAIVPEIEDETADFICLNYANADMVGHTGIFPAAIKAVETVDACVKRVVTAALNHGYTVFLTADHGNADYMINEDGTPNTAHTLNPVPLFVIDRSWKGTVKPGKLGDIAPSILSVMGLPVPKEMTGDVLIDQ, encoded by the coding sequence ATGACAAAGAAAAAAGCAATCCTTGTAATAATGGATGGTTGGGGCCTCGGGCAGGTACCCGCCGCAGATGCAATCCAAAACGCCAATGTGCCGTTTGTTAGTAGTCTTTACAGCCAATATCCCAATACCACCCTGGTTACCTGTGGCGAAGCCGTTGGTTTACCCGATGGGCAGATGGGAAACAGCGAAGTAGGTCACCTGAACCTTGGAGCTGGCCGGATTGTGTACCAGGAACTTCAGCGTATTCATGTTGCCGTTCGCAGTGGTGAGTTGGCGGCCAACAAAACCCTCAATGACAGTATTGACTATGCTATCAACAATAAAAAAGCACTTCATATTATCGGGCTGGTGAGCGACGGCGGTGTGCATTCGCATACAAGCCACCTGAAAGCTATCACCACTTTGTGTAAAGAGAAAGGTTTCAGCAATGTATTTTTTCATGCATTTACGGATGGCCGTGATACAGATCCTAAAAGTGGCTTAGCTTATTTAACTGATGTGCAGCAGCATCTTACTGCAACAACCGGTGTTATAGCTTCTGTTACCGGTCGTTACTATGCAATGGACCGTGACAAACGTTGGGAGCGTGTAAAACTTGCTTATGATGCATTGGTGAATGCTGTTGGTGAAAAAACAACAGATGTGCTGAAAGCTGTAGCTGCTTCTTACGAAAGTGGCGTAACAGATGAGTTTATGAAACCGATCATCAACAGCAATGCAATCGATTCGTCTATTAAAGATGGCGATGCTGTTATCTGTTTCAATTTCCGTACAGATCGTTGCAGAGAAATAACACAGGTGTTAACACAAATTGATATGCCTGAGTTTAACATGAAGAAACTCGATCTTCATTATACCACCATGACGGAGTATGATAAAACATACAAAAACGTTCATGTGATATTTGAAACTGATAACCTCAGCAAAACATTAGGTGAAGTATTGGAAGAACAAGGCCGTACACAAATACGTATTGCCGAAACAGAAAAATATCCGCATGTGAGTTTCTTCTTTAGTGGTGGAAGAGAAAAACCATTTGAAGGCGAAAAACGGATTATGATCCCTTCACCAAAAGTGGCTACTTATGATCTGCAACCGGAGATGAGTGCAGTAGAAGTAACAGATGCTATTGTTCCGGAAATTGAAGATGAAACGGCTGATTTTATTTGCCTGAATTATGCCAATGCAGATATGGTTGGGCATACGGGTATTTTCCCTGCAGCAATAAAAGCAGTTGAAACTGTTGATGCTTGTGTGAAGCGTGTGGTTACTGCAGCTTTGAATCATGGCTATACTGTTTTTCTTACTGCTGATCACGGCAATGCGGATTATATGATCAATGAAGATGGTACACCTAATACGGCACATACGCTTAATCCTGTTCCTTTGTTTGTGATCGACCGTTCATGGAAAGGAACCGTAAAACCCGGGAAATTGGGAGATATTGCACCTTCCATTCTTTCAGTGATGGGCTTGCCGGTGCCAAAAGAAATGACCGGCGATGTATTGATCGATCAATAA
- a CDS encoding RNA polymerase sigma factor — protein sequence MTEEALLQACLKNQPAAQQELYSKYSPKMLAVCYRFARNREDAEDMLQEGFIRVFTQIHQFQNKGSFEGWIRRIIVHTCINHIKKHKKFNDSVDISQAHTLQVREDSVPSIIQAKQVIECIRMLPIGYRTVLNLFAIDGYSHREISTMLDIEESTSRSQYTRAKAMLEQILVQKKIIFRPQKQGEWVAAAHARF from the coding sequence ATGACTGAGGAAGCACTCTTACAAGCATGTCTGAAAAATCAACCCGCCGCACAGCAGGAATTATACAGTAAGTATAGTCCTAAAATGTTGGCTGTTTGTTACCGTTTTGCCCGTAACCGGGAAGATGCGGAAGACATGTTGCAGGAAGGCTTTATCAGGGTATTCACACAAATTCATCAGTTTCAAAACAAAGGCTCTTTTGAAGGTTGGATCAGGCGTATCATTGTTCACACTTGCATTAATCACATCAAAAAACACAAAAAGTTTAATGACAGTGTGGATATTAGCCAGGCACACACGTTGCAGGTTAGAGAAGACAGTGTTCCTTCGATCATTCAGGCCAAACAGGTAATTGAGTGCATCCGCATGTTGCCCATTGGTTACCGAACGGTCTTGAACCTGTTTGCTATAGACGGGTACTCACATCGTGAAATTTCAACGATGTTGGATATTGAAGAAAGCACTAGCCGATCGCAATACACAAGAGCTAAAGCGATGCTGGAACAGATTTTAGTACAGAAAAAAATCATTTTCCGGCCGCAGAAACAGGGTGAATGGGTGGCAGCAGCCCATGCTCGGTTTTAG
- a CDS encoding translation initiation factor translates to MSKKFKPDRGGFVFSTDPNFRFEDEEQQAKETLPPAQQNLRIKLETKHRAGKTVTLVDGFVGTDEDAEKLGKLLKNQCGSGGSVKDGEIIVQGDHRDKVLQYLLKNGYSKTKKAG, encoded by the coding sequence ATGAGTAAGAAATTTAAACCAGACAGAGGAGGTTTTGTTTTTAGCACTGATCCAAATTTCCGTTTTGAAGATGAGGAACAACAGGCAAAAGAAACCTTGCCACCGGCGCAGCAAAATCTGCGTATAAAACTGGAGACAAAACACAGGGCAGGCAAAACAGTAACGTTGGTTGATGGTTTTGTTGGAACAGATGAAGATGCTGAAAAGCTGGGTAAACTATTAAAGAACCAGTGCGGTAGTGGTGGATCAGTAAAAGATGGTGAAATTATTGTGCAGGGCGACCACCGTGATAAAGTACTTCAATACTTACTCAAGAATGGTTACAGTAAAACAAAAAAGGCCGGCTAA
- a CDS encoding DUF4783 domain-containing protein, protein MKTNNLLQITILFLLAVLTVSFTQKDDIVAALKTGNVEKMSKYFDNTIDVTVPGKSNAFSKGQAELVIKDFFSLNKVKNFELQHSGSNPSSNFIIGTLTTAGGTYRTTVYMRTKGDKQLIQGVEFEQK, encoded by the coding sequence ATGAAAACAAATAACCTTCTACAAATAACCATCCTGTTTCTCCTGGCTGTGCTAACGGTTTCGTTTACACAGAAGGATGATATTGTTGCTGCCCTCAAAACGGGTAACGTTGAAAAAATGTCGAAGTACTTCGATAACACAATTGACGTAACCGTACCAGGCAAAAGCAACGCATTCAGTAAAGGACAAGCAGAGCTCGTGATCAAAGATTTCTTCAGCCTGAACAAGGTGAAGAATTTTGAATTACAACACTCGGGCAGCAACCCCTCATCAAACTTTATCATTGGTACCTTAACAACAGCAGGTGGTACTTATCGCACCACTGTTTACATGCGTACAAAAGGTGATAAACAGTTGATTCAGGGTGTGGAGTTTGAACAAAAATAA
- a CDS encoding PepSY-associated TM helix domain-containing protein — protein MTQKIVKRTRWYRKIHRWIASGLFVFFFFIAGTGLLLGWKKNSHGYLLADSHKGVSTDSKDWLPIDSLQSIAFKIFSDSTHAVNMPTVERIDIRPSKGMVKFVFSENYLAIQLDCTTGSMLHFERRRADFVEHLHDGTILDNLFKNKSGLFKLSYTTIMGVSLLLLTITGFWLWYNPKRIKQKKQ, from the coding sequence ATGACCCAGAAAATTGTAAAAAGAACAAGGTGGTATAGAAAGATTCATCGTTGGATTGCATCCGGGCTATTTGTTTTTTTCTTCTTCATTGCCGGAACCGGCTTGTTGCTGGGCTGGAAGAAAAACAGCCACGGATATCTTCTTGCTGATTCGCATAAAGGTGTAAGTACTGATTCTAAAGATTGGCTTCCGATCGACTCTCTCCAGTCTATTGCCTTTAAAATATTCAGCGACAGTACACATGCTGTAAATATGCCAACTGTTGAGCGTATCGACATAAGGCCATCGAAAGGAATGGTGAAATTTGTTTTCAGTGAAAATTACCTGGCTATTCAGCTCGATTGCACAACAGGAAGCATGCTGCATTTCGAACGGAGAAGAGCCGATTTCGTTGAGCATCTTCATGACGGAACTATTCTTGATAATCTATTTAAAAACAAGAGTGGACTGTTCAAACTTTCCTACACCACCATAATGGGTGTAAGTCTCCTTCTCCTTACTATTACCGGGTTCTGGCTTTGGTACAACCCAAAACGGATCAAACAAAAGAAACAGTAA
- the uvrC gene encoding excinuclease ABC subunit UvrC, translating to MTEVELKKVLPGIPAQPGIYKYYDADKKLLYVGKAKHLRKRVSSYFTKTLQSYKTQELVRRIHSIEFTVVNSEQDAFFLENSLIKQFQPVFNIDLKDDKSYPFIVIKNEAFPRVFLTRRKIIDGSTYLGPFTSVAKVRDLIDFIRQHIPIRNCKLNLSEANIRKGKFKVCLEYHLGNCKGPCEGLQTIEDYKEDLEQVKNILKGNLSPVIRHLKEEMKQFAADLNFEKAEINRKKIEHLESYRATSTVVNPRLGDADVISIVVQEEKAFLNYMMVQNGSIIQTENLQLESRLGENEKEILEFAVSYIRNKFESLSPELIVPVEIELLDEALKITVPKAGEKKKLLELSQKNAAIFFEEYKRKKALQLTDKRKENNLKIVEQLKDDLHLTQLPLHIECFDNSNFQGAYPVAAMVCFKNGEPSKQDYRKFNIKTVQGINDFASMKEVVMRRYKRLIEEDKPLPQLVIIDGGKGQLSSAMESIKDLKLENKMTVVGLAKNVEEIFFPGDKESLKLGYNSESLRLIRTIRDEVHRFGITFHRAQRSKGAFKTQLDDIKGIGEATIEMLMKEFKSVNNIRNASLEDIAAIVGESRAVLVQKALMQDEKG from the coding sequence ATGACCGAAGTTGAATTAAAAAAAGTACTCCCCGGCATCCCCGCCCAGCCCGGCATTTATAAATATTACGATGCGGATAAAAAACTGTTGTATGTAGGAAAAGCCAAACACCTGCGTAAACGTGTTTCTTCCTACTTTACAAAAACACTCCAATCATACAAAACACAGGAGCTTGTACGCCGTATACACAGTATTGAGTTCACCGTTGTAAATTCAGAACAAGACGCATTCTTCCTTGAAAATTCGCTCATTAAACAATTTCAACCTGTCTTTAATATTGATCTGAAGGACGATAAGAGTTATCCGTTCATTGTTATTAAAAATGAAGCTTTCCCAAGAGTGTTTCTTACACGAAGAAAGATAATTGATGGCTCAACTTATCTTGGCCCTTTTACTTCGGTTGCCAAAGTAAGAGACCTTATTGATTTTATCCGTCAGCACATCCCCATACGTAATTGTAAACTGAATCTTAGTGAAGCAAACATCAGGAAGGGCAAATTCAAGGTTTGTCTTGAATATCATCTGGGTAATTGCAAGGGACCTTGTGAAGGACTACAAACTATCGAAGATTATAAGGAAGATCTTGAACAGGTAAAGAATATTCTTAAAGGAAATTTATCGCCTGTTATCCGGCATCTGAAAGAAGAGATGAAACAGTTTGCTGCTGATCTTAATTTTGAAAAAGCAGAGATCAACCGGAAGAAAATTGAGCACCTTGAAAGTTACCGTGCAACTTCAACTGTAGTGAATCCAAGACTTGGTGATGCTGATGTGATCTCGATCGTTGTACAGGAAGAAAAAGCATTTCTCAATTACATGATGGTGCAAAATGGAAGTATCATTCAAACGGAAAACCTGCAGCTCGAAAGCAGGCTTGGCGAAAATGAAAAAGAAATACTTGAGTTTGCTGTAAGTTATATTCGCAATAAATTTGAAAGTCTTTCCCCTGAATTAATTGTTCCTGTTGAAATAGAATTGCTTGATGAAGCGTTAAAAATAACGGTGCCAAAAGCAGGTGAAAAGAAAAAGTTGCTGGAGCTATCCCAAAAAAACGCAGCTATTTTCTTTGAAGAATACAAGCGCAAAAAAGCATTACAGCTAACGGATAAACGGAAAGAGAATAACCTGAAGATTGTGGAACAGTTAAAAGATGATCTTCACTTAACACAATTGCCGCTGCACATTGAATGTTTTGATAACTCCAACTTCCAGGGTGCATACCCTGTTGCAGCAATGGTATGTTTTAAGAATGGTGAACCAAGTAAACAAGACTACCGGAAGTTTAATATCAAAACTGTACAAGGCATCAATGACTTTGCTTCCATGAAAGAAGTAGTGATGCGCAGGTACAAACGTTTGATTGAAGAAGATAAACCATTGCCACAGCTGGTAATCATTGATGGTGGTAAAGGACAACTCTCGTCTGCAATGGAAAGCATTAAAGACCTGAAGCTGGAAAATAAAATGACAGTGGTAGGTCTTGCTAAAAATGTTGAAGAAATATTTTTCCCCGGCGATAAAGAATCATTAAAGCTTGGATATAACAGCGAATCGCTCCGACTGATTCGAACCATCAGGGATGAAGTGCATCGCTTCGGCATTACTTTTCATAGAGCTCAGCGTAGCAAAGGTGCATTTAAAACGCAATTAGATGACATCAAAGGAATTGGCGAAGCAACCATTGAAATGCTGATGAAAGAGTTTAAATCAGTTAATAATATCCGTAATGCCTCACTTGAAGATATTGCTGCAATTGTGGGCGAAAGCAGGGCAGTTTTGGTGCAAAAGGCATTAATGCAAGATGAGAAAGGCTAG
- a CDS encoding TonB-dependent receptor has product MRKIVFAFLACSAGLCTHAQETVSDSASKELSEVVISASKFPEKKLNIAQRIDVISSKYISRVNAQNTGDLLINTGNVFVQKSQQGGSSPVIRGFEASRVLLVVDGVRLNNLIYRAGHLQNAITVDQNMLSSMEVLYGPASTIYGSDALGGVVHFRTKSPVLATDSKKMLVRGSGFARYSSANGEKTIHADVNLGWKKFAWLQSYTYSDFGDVKMGKNYPDDYPTFGRRDSFMTRINGIDSVVKNPDPQVQKFSGYKQWDMLQKLLFKQSEKVSHMLNVQYSNTTNVPRYDRLQDKRNGTLRYAEWYYGPQERLLTSYELSIGKTGWFNNINLNVNYQSIEESRYTRDYRRYDRLDGRVENVQVAGFVLDTRKIWGGNELTLGADGQFNTLKSTASRVNINTGASTKLDTRYPNGNNTQLNAGLFAQHVFKFKNKKWVLNDGLRLQTIRLHSTIADNSFLNLPFTAINQNNTTVTGNIGLVYLPVAGSKLSANIASGFRAPNVDDLAKIFESATSPTIRQLVVPNPAIKPERTYNIDLGLSQNFGKNIRIEVSTFYTWFRNALVKAPFRLNGQDSVLYNGVLSQVLANTNANKANLYGVSGAVYATIAKYITFSSQINFTRGRFETDGSKNSSVYEKQSNGSYALVSKKVSSKPLDHIPPVFGKTSISYQKDKVMAEVFALYNGWKKLDQYNADGEDNAQYATADGMPGWVTFNLRTSYSFKFASLQFAVENILDRNYRYFASGFSAPGRNFIIAARVDF; this is encoded by the coding sequence ATGAGAAAGATAGTATTTGCTTTCCTGGCATGTTCTGCCGGCTTATGTACCCATGCGCAGGAAACAGTAAGCGATAGTGCATCAAAAGAATTATCGGAAGTGGTGATCAGTGCCAGCAAGTTTCCTGAAAAGAAATTAAACATTGCACAGCGCATTGATGTCATCAGTTCAAAATACATAAGCAGGGTTAACGCACAGAATACAGGTGATCTGTTGATCAACACAGGAAATGTATTTGTACAAAAAAGTCAGCAAGGTGGTAGCAGCCCGGTTATTCGTGGCTTTGAAGCAAGTCGTGTCTTGCTGGTGGTAGATGGAGTAAGATTGAATAATCTTATCTATCGTGCTGGTCATTTACAAAATGCCATTACGGTTGACCAGAATATGCTCAGCAGTATGGAAGTGTTATACGGACCTGCATCAACTATTTATGGCAGCGATGCATTAGGTGGGGTTGTACATTTTCGTACAAAATCACCTGTGCTTGCAACTGATAGTAAAAAAATGTTAGTGAGAGGAAGTGGCTTTGCACGTTACAGTTCTGCCAACGGTGAAAAAACAATTCATGCAGATGTAAATCTTGGTTGGAAAAAATTCGCATGGTTGCAATCATATACCTACAGTGATTTTGGTGATGTAAAAATGGGAAAGAATTATCCTGATGATTATCCAACATTCGGACGCAGAGATTCTTTTATGACACGCATCAACGGCATTGATTCCGTTGTAAAAAATCCTGATCCACAGGTACAGAAATTTTCCGGTTACAAGCAATGGGATATGTTGCAGAAACTGTTGTTCAAACAATCAGAAAAAGTATCGCACATGTTGAATGTACAATATTCCAACACAACGAATGTACCTCGTTATGATCGTTTGCAGGATAAACGCAATGGCACGTTACGCTATGCAGAATGGTATTACGGTCCACAAGAGCGTTTACTTACTTCGTATGAATTAAGTATTGGCAAAACAGGTTGGTTCAATAACATTAATCTCAATGTAAACTATCAGAGCATTGAAGAAAGCCGTTACACAAGAGATTATCGTCGCTATGATCGTTTAGATGGAAGAGTGGAGAATGTGCAGGTAGCAGGTTTTGTATTAGATACCCGTAAAATCTGGGGCGGTAATGAATTAACATTAGGTGCAGATGGACAGTTCAATACACTTAAATCAACTGCATCAAGAGTAAATATCAATACCGGTGCATCAACTAAACTCGATACAAGATATCCGAACGGAAATAATACACAGCTGAATGCCGGCTTGTTTGCCCAACATGTTTTCAAGTTCAAAAATAAAAAATGGGTGTTGAATGATGGATTGCGTTTACAAACAATCAGGCTTCATTCAACTATTGCCGACAATTCATTTTTAAATCTACCTTTTACAGCGATCAATCAAAACAACACAACTGTAACAGGTAACATAGGCTTAGTGTATTTGCCGGTTGCCGGTTCAAAGTTGAGTGCAAATATTGCCAGTGGTTTTCGTGCACCAAATGTTGATGATCTTGCAAAGATTTTCGAGTCAGCCACAAGCCCAACCATCAGACAATTAGTTGTTCCGAACCCTGCTATTAAACCTGAACGTACCTATAATATTGATCTCGGCCTCAGTCAAAACTTCGGAAAGAACATTCGTATTGAAGTAAGTACTTTTTATACCTGGTTCCGTAATGCATTAGTAAAAGCACCCTTCCGTTTAAATGGACAGGATTCTGTTTTATATAACGGTGTATTAAGCCAGGTGCTTGCAAATACAAATGCCAACAAAGCAAATTTGTATGGTGTATCCGGCGCTGTGTATGCAACTATTGCAAAGTATATCACTTTCAGCAGCCAGATCAATTTTACAAGGGGGCGTTTCGAAACAGACGGTTCAAAAAACTCATCGGTATATGAGAAACAAAGCAATGGCAGTTATGCATTGGTGAGTAAAAAAGTTTCATCGAAGCCACTTGACCATATTCCACCTGTGTTTGGTAAAACAAGTATCAGCTATCAAAAGGATAAGGTGATGGCAGAAGTGTTTGCCTTATACAACGGCTGGAAAAAACTTGATCAGTACAATGCTGATGGAGAAGACAATGCTCAATATGCAACTGCAGATGGCATGCCAGGTTGGGTTACATTTAACCTGCGTACTTCGTACAGTTTTAAGTTTGCTTCTCTGCAATTTGCAGTAGAAAACATCTTGGATCGTAACTATCGATATTTCGCTTCAGGTTTTTCTGCACCAGGTAGAAATTTCATTATTGCAGCGAGAGTCGATTTCTAA
- a CDS encoding fatty acid desaturase family protein has translation MAKVTFNNKNSIFFSDLKQAVENYFSQTNTRKTGNFKLYLKTIVLIPAALLIYISLLTVTMPVWVSLLLCAVLGIVFASIGFNVMHDANHGSYSRKKWVNNLLGYTINALGGNSFIWKFKHNIIHHTYTNVDGVDDDIARSPLMRQCQSQLWKPAHKYQHIYVVFLYAISSLAWAAYLDFDKYFKKKVNNTPMQKMSVNDHVVFWVSKLLYAFFYMVLPIMVVGFVPWLIGYLVMEIVLGFVLAIVFQLAHVVEETEFEYAGPNEALLIENEWAVHQVKTTSNFAPRNKIVSWFAGGLNYQVEHHLFPRISHIHYPAISKIVEQKCKEYKLPYNSIRTMRAAIVSHFKMMKQMGRPPQTA, from the coding sequence ATGGCAAAAGTTACTTTCAATAACAAGAATTCGATTTTCTTTTCTGATCTCAAGCAAGCAGTTGAGAATTATTTTTCGCAGACAAATACACGGAAAACGGGCAATTTCAAGCTCTATCTTAAAACAATTGTTTTAATTCCGGCCGCACTACTCATTTACATATCACTTTTAACTGTAACTATGCCTGTTTGGGTGTCGTTGTTGTTATGTGCTGTATTGGGTATTGTGTTTGCAAGTATTGGTTTTAATGTGATGCATGATGCCAATCATGGTAGTTACAGCAGAAAGAAATGGGTAAACAATTTGTTGGGCTATACCATTAACGCATTGGGTGGGAATTCGTTTATATGGAAGTTCAAACATAATATCATACATCACACTTATACAAATGTGGATGGGGTTGATGATGATATTGCACGAAGCCCGTTAATGCGTCAATGTCAATCACAACTATGGAAACCAGCACATAAGTATCAACATATATACGTTGTGTTTCTTTATGCTATCTCTTCGTTGGCTTGGGCAGCCTATCTCGATTTTGATAAATACTTCAAAAAGAAAGTGAACAATACGCCCATGCAGAAAATGAGCGTGAATGATCATGTTGTTTTTTGGGTGAGTAAACTGTTATACGCTTTCTTTTACATGGTTTTACCAATAATGGTAGTTGGTTTTGTGCCATGGCTGATCGGTTATCTTGTAATGGAAATTGTACTCGGATTTGTGTTGGCGATTGTGTTTCAGCTTGCACATGTAGTGGAAGAAACAGAATTTGAATATGCCGGCCCTAACGAAGCACTACTAATCGAAAACGAATGGGCTGTGCACCAGGTAAAAACAACTTCAAACTTTGCTCCCCGTAATAAAATTGTTTCATGGTTTGCAGGTGGTTTGAATTACCAGGTGGAGCATCATCTATTTCCACGTATCAGCCACATTCATTACCCAGCTATCAGTAAAATAGTAGAGCAGAAGTGTAAGGAATATAAACTGCCTTACAACTCAATCAGAACAATGAGAGCCGCTATTGTATCTCACTTTAAGATGATGAAGCAAATGGGCCGACCCCCACAAACAGCTTAA